The sequence AcagtaaattattactaaaactttatgaaataataaaagacaaattatAAGAATCAACTAGAAAGagcttaataaatgttttatttaacgtatAGCGAATGAAGGCTAAATTATGTGGAAGTGACAGATGAGATGTGGAAACTTGTTGCCATTGTGAGTTCCATATCGTTTAATCTTGTCATCCTCTGTAATGGATACTCTTAAGAAATTGCCTTATCAAGTTATTTGTTTGCAGTTGAAATACGTTGTGTTCCATTCGGACAAACAGATAACtatatcgttttaatttttattataattatgtaattgatgaaaatattcCGAGTACATAAAATTGAGTTTTTcattttgttacatatattttcaatatgttcTACAAATGGTTCATCAACTTTGGCCTAAATATTGCGaagatattttacataaaactcaTCCGCACGGCAAGACCATCCGCTGTCAGCTGTGATGCTCCACAAGATATACATTTGcatattatttcgtttaaaaaatgttttatgcataaaacatttttattatattatattaatttgctaATTTCACatcatgttttattattcatcattCTCATTTCTAATACAAAGTCTATTACAGAGTGATACATAAAACTAATCAAAATTCTGCAGATGTATAAAAGTGCTTTATTACAAACATGAACTGAACATAGTTGAAAATATTCTtccaaatgtaaaaaataatacttgtatTAGTAACGGTGAAACTAAATCGCCGATTGAATTCGGAATTGCAAAATGTCACAGACATGTACGTATCGCGTTGTAAGAAAAACATCAAAGTACCACCAAAGCCACCTACGAAAAATTACGGTCACCTTTTCTTCATTCATTTGGAGTCGACACAGTACATCTTCCATTCCTCCACACTCACACCCATTTCATCCAAaacatctttcacacaatccatccttCTTTCTATTGGTCTTCCTTTCCCTTTCATCATAGTCATGCTAAAGTAAGCCAGCCTTGTCTTAATAAACGTATAGCCTCTAGTGTTTCAGAATGTATCTTCTACCGATATgaaacggcaagaaattcagtagatACTCATCTCTACCATTTAAATTGCGTATCCAAATCacgatataacattttatcttaACTTATCTATGACGCAATTTTCAAACTTCCTATTTCGACAGAATTccttatactttattaatataagatattttacccCAAGTTCGCAAATCTTCTCTATGACAGAAGGTTTCTTGTTCGTCTAGCCTTGTAATATACTGCATTACATATTGACTTGCTtaagcatttgcaatgtaatcaACATTGTGGGCGTTTCCCGTtagtagaaaatttattttagttgaatgttatacttaattttcattttttaacacaacagttttttttgtagtatacGAAGATTTCTATAACCTCCTTTAAAATAGTCAATTATGacttaataagtttaatattatttaatgtactgTTCTGTCTGTCAGATATAACAACATCTGTGAAATAACCCTCAAATCTCAAGAGGCTTCAATGAAATAGGGAAATTTCTATGTTTCATTTATGTTACGCGCAGTCTAGACGTCATAGTCGTAGAGCGTCGCCAAAGCTCTAACTCAGTAATTGCTTTTGGAAGCTGAACCTTTTccgcaaaaaagaaaaaaaagggcGTAACGATTTCCACAACATGTGAATCATTGTGATAAATTAACAACTACTGAAAAGTTGGCATGGACTGTGCGTATGGGGTTCTTCCAATTTGTATTATCGTACCGGCGACTTTACATTGTATAACTTTCAAAATACGTTCTAAAATCGCATCGCATAAAAGTATAGTGACAACTATTCTATAATTAAGCTCTTGGAATTTAATTTCTGTATAATCTGGTCGAGCCAAATACATAcctatttttgaaaaatatgaatgtcctaacgtatttattatttttatgtatgtaattgaattttttgttttgttatcatCAATCAATCATTAATTATTGTCCATCTACACGTTTATGCTCAcatatatctaaatttatatattataaaaataaatagttgggAATGATTATAGCCGTAACTTGTAGTGAATTGTTtaacacttttactattattaaataaaagagttAAACAATTCAATTGCCAAGGGTAGAAATTTTAATtccttcttataaatatttattctatatttatataaatatatttagttccaCTTTGACAGTCATCCAGTAATGTCTAGAGGTCAAATTGTTACGTTAGTACAAAACCTGAAAATGCCTGAAACAAGGCAAATCGATACGCTGTCGCAGGCGGACGCGCGCCGCTGCTTCTTAATATTCTTTGCCAAATCCAACGTGCACGTGACTCAACTTGTTGCCGTGCGAAAAAGAATAAAAGCTATTTAATTAAACCAATAGGCATATTTATTAACCTAAATATATGGTATCATCGATTTATGCACCTGCGTTTATTTGCTAACCAAATTTTTTGAgtgatcattttatattttaatttatatattcaaggttttttttttatgaaatgaagTATGATGAtagttacaaatacatatatacaaacagAGTAGATAAAAGCGGCATACCATACAATTTTTTCTGGGTGTCCCACGTTGGGCGCCATACTTTCCTCGCGGCTTAATAAAACGGAATATTCAAAATACTAAAATCTTATCAagttaatatattgaatttgaaatagtaaatacatattatgctAAACTTAAATTTCTTTATGATCCAAATTTTGTACCTAATTTCTCCAATCAAatccaatattatataattaaaaatcaagttAGATGTTTTGTATTATCTTTATGAGGATGGATGTCGGACACCACTTGTGGTATTTCCACATTGGTTCCTGTACGTATTCATGACTTAAGTGCTGTTCACTCCTGGAATTCCCAGTTATTACCGCAGGGGGACGCGGTCTCGGGGTTGTTGCCCGGAATCGATCGCCGCGTCACGGTCGCCAGTGTTACCGGTGCACGAGGTTACGACATCGTCATTGCTTGCAGCCGCAGTACTACAGAATTTAACTCTTGTTTTCGAAAGCAAAGCAAAATACAAAATGTTCTTCTTTTTAAACGCCTATTGGCTTAATTAATCATTGATTAAGGTATCAGGAATATTAGGTTTCGTAGCTCTCAAGCTTTGAGTTTTAACAATACTTAGTGAGGTGTTAGGAGTTTTGGTCTTCATGGATTTTAAGATCGGGAAATCAATCGGAAGCAATTCGAGTGGCGAAACAAATTCAACGTTGCGTTGCCGGCTGTTAATTGGCTGCGGGTGGCGGCGCCGAGACGGCGGCGGAACCGCCGCATGGTGCCCCCTTGCTCGCTCTACGCGAACACCCGCCCGCCCCTCGACAGCTCCGAGTTTTTATGGCTGAGAAGCCCACCGAGACCAGCATGAGTCTGGGTGGCTCTTAAATTAGTTTGTCTTACCCGACCTTAAGCCCTTTACCTACTAAGTGCGatcatatttttctaattaggCTTTTCATCCAGGTGATTCTATAACTACACTTGCAATAGGTAAAAATTGTGTAACATCTATCGATCCAAATGCTTTGTGTTAGATAATATTTGTTTCTATTCATGATATCTCGTAACAATgtatacattttctttttaatctggATTTATCTCGAAGACTAAGTTTTCAGCATCTCAAGAcaactttatttttcatttgataaacTTATTTTCTTTTGTGGGGTTATCAAGCTAGGGCCGGTAGCGTGGTAGGGGTGTCTACGGGGTGGGTCCGCAGGACGGGGATACGGGGCGAGGGGTACAGCTATCGACCAGTACCCTCCCCCCAGCGTAGCTCAGTTTCCGGACGAGAGTCGCGCAGTTCGCTCGCGCCGCGACGCGACTCCGTCACAAGTTAGATAGATAGTCAATTCGAAGCTACCACCATGCTGATAGGACTTGTTCGAGATTCGGTGATGCAGTGCTTTTGCCACTCATGCCGAGCACCAGTTTTACCTGCAGGTTGGAATATATAAGGAAGAAATCACTGGTTTCActgaagatttttaaattatttttaccggCTTTGCCGGCATGCTCACTACGAAGGTGAAACGCCCACttgcttgtattatttttactctATGTCGAATCACGGGATAACCAAGTAAGTTAAGAGAAAACTAAGATGGAAAGGTAACAAAAAACGTTAAGattttttgcttaatattttattttattaaaaaacgaagACATGACGTAAAACTGAGCATGACGAGCATACTTCCAAATGTAAAGGccagttttaatttgaaattaaataaggttATCAATATGTGAAGTATCATTTGATTACGATCATTTTATCTACGAGCAAATTCATTGAATAAGAAACCGGCCGGTGTAAACATCAATATGTGGgtattttcgtatttaaatgAGTTCGCCGGTTGGcttgtattgtataaataaaatcgcaTCATAGACATTGTTTGGTAAAGCAAATAAATTTCGTCAAAAAAGTAGACCACCcataaaaataatcagtttTACTTGCATTTATAACTTCGCAATTTTACGTGTGGTCAATGAATTAATTGATAGATTTGTCTGAATATTCACAATTTTTGTTGCAGATAGTCTGTGTCTACATATCGACATCGCTAGACATATTGATTAAACATTACTGCATAATGTCAACCATTTTGTACTGAACGCTATAACCACATGCGTCCACCATTTTGAGTATACGGATTACAGAAGTCCTCTGTAGGATCGTagctatattttctttaatattataaatatattaaaacgaatattcagatctttttgatatttaactattataattaaattttcttcaaCAAATTGAGTTGCATCTTTTGACTGTTTATAATTAGTGTTCTATATTTCTCTCgcttttaattgaatttcatcATTTCGGACCCTTAAACTTTCACTTGtcacaaaaatatgttattttcttaAACTCGGTGTATATTTCACCGTCatataatatgtgttatttCTACATTTTATACTAGCTACAAATCCCTttggattttttattacatttaacattattGACATACCTCCAATCAACGACAACATTAGGTGATTAACATTTGCATAAAAGGTTAGTATGTCTGTACACAAATAACTAATGTACCCTTTTGTGAAGAGGCATTAGGGGTTGAAGATGACATAATTGTTTAGGGTGGGATTATTAGAGCCGAGTTTAATTGGCTCAACAAGTTTGGCACCCCTCTGATATTCAGCTAATGTGACATGAGTTTACAGATCGTATACTCTGACAGCGATTATGATTGTTCAGGGCATAGAGTTACCAAAAATGGACATGGTTTACTGAATGTTCGCACTTAACGTGTTCCAACTCAACGtagaaattagtttttattcaaataacttcataattcattgaatttttttttttattttgtcttcatGAAATTGTGTCGAGCCTAGTTAAGATACACTCGACCTAAAAACCCGGACATGATATTCTTAAGTCCTGATTTCTGGGTCAAAAGAAGCAAAGCTATGATAATGAACATTTGCAGAAGACAATACATCTTATGTAGTGTTTGAAATTTGTACATCAAAGAATAGTACTTAGTTAGTTATGCAAATAATGGAAGGTAACATTTATCAGATGCTTAAACTGATGTAACTTGATGTCAAAATGATGCATTGCGGTCTAACAGTTTGCGTGACACACGAACTTCTAGCTATCGAAGTCTCTCCCGTATTGATAAGAATTAAGGAGAAGTTGGTTTTGACATTATGATAATAAACCAAGATTAGCTATGTTTgaaaagacatttattttagatatacgttttataaacatatgtatgaaattattacattttgcaaatataagatattttttattaccatgTATCTAAatggtatttaaaacaaaactaacatctggtttaataattttaagaatatacttAAAGCCACCGGGCTTTCAGCTCATACGTACCTGTATATGTAATTACACTCTCGCCCCTTTGAAGGCATCTTGTTGAAACATTCGTATTCCCAAAGGCTGTAAATTCGCTTTCCGTTTCACCCTCGCGAGTTTTAAAGCctggtttaaatatattatcagtttTCATGTCGTGTCGTGTGGCGCCAAAGGGGCTGCTCGCCCTTTTCGCTGTAACTactgctttaaatatttatgttcgaTTCCCTCgtcttttttttcattgtatgaTTTAGgtgttcaaatattttctttaacgtGTAACAATAATTTGCGATCGGTTACGTAATCTAGGATTAGTAGTTCCTTTTGGGAAAAACCGCAATATGGCAGCATCAGTCCGCATTAGTGAGGTCGTGGCCTGTATGACGTAAGATTTTCAACTGCAGTGTTTCCGTGAAAACATTGAATTGACACGTATAGAGTTTTTCGATTTGTCGAAGTCACTTCAAATTCTCAATCTCAATACTATATTTGTCTATCTCTAGTCTCATTGACCATACCTCATTCAGCTTAAAGTttaccttgtttttttttttttacaaaatgatcttcaattataaattggttttaacattttcgtttaataaattatctgtaGGTATTGACTTGTCAATATTTAAGGATCTTCCGATAATTTATGTCTCGTAAaccataaaacaaaaatacatttatgttcgaaatgaaaatttataaacggTAATATTACCGTGATACAGtaaatgatctatttatattaataaaataaaacatttaagtcAATTTTACCTTTTTCGTACCGCACCTTACCAGCGAGAGCTTATCCGGACTTGGTGATGAAATATCCCTCATTCCTCTCACGTACTGTCTGTTTCTCATTTCGCTGTCTTGCCGTCGCATTTAATATATCGCTTGACATCTTTATAAATTACTGgtcgtaatatataataaataaataatatttataattttagagatatTGCCTTTACCTATATTTAGCTTTATCGCTAAGTCTAGTACTAGTATCACAATATTGCGACGAAATCGATTTACGTTGTCACGCGACAATCGATTGCCTTTCATTAACTAGGGTTCGGGTGCTCTCCGAATAAACATTAGCTGACCGAATTGACTGTAATGGATATTCGATTGTACTCGCTGGAGGGGAAAATTTGGTCTCTATTCTGTAATTCAATGTTCTCAGGGTCGTATCGGTTTTCATCGGTATTTGATAATGTTACAGTCATACCATATAATTTGCAAAACGCATAAACGCATAtcgtttaagttaaatataaaacaaaatacatctaTAATAATGAGTTTTCTGACGTTAAAAGTAGAAAGTCACCCATTTCTAGTAAATTGCGGAAAGATGCTCTGCGACCTCGTTTTTTGTTCCTGCCTTTTGTTTATTCCACACTCTAGCCGCTATTGTGTTCTGATACAACGGACGAAACGTAATACAGataaaagttgaataaaaaaaggattttaaatatacaatttatttttgaaacgatACAAAATCCATTGATGGATATTTTTGGCAAGTGGGTGTTTATATCATCGAGAGAGCGTGCGGCATTGCCGGCTCGGACACTTCTTATTGAATTCTATTGTTTAGCGCATCGGCGGTCAGCGCCCGTCAAGAAACCCGTCGGAAAACCACGGACTAAGCAACCGAAGAAAGTCAAATTCATCAGTAAGTTAGCGTAGTAGGGAATTccgtaattaagtttttttttcttttgttttactttttttaacaacgctttcaaatgttttatttcagcATTTTTCAAATGAGAATGCGCTAGTTCATCATACAGTTGAGTATGTGAAAGCAATACAATTCCTGGGTATAATTACTCACGTACGCTTTCATATAAAAGTATACATATACCAGTGCAATATTGCCATGACTCACTCGACGGGGGCGGTTCACCCCAACTTCCcctcttattataaaataacaaagacgGATTCTTTGCTCATTCCTACGAAGTAAGCGTGCCGACCTTGAAAATAGCATTAATTTCAACGGGAGGGTCTCCGGATACcaaacgtttttaaaattcCAATCCGTAATGTGGACCGAGGCTTAATTAAATGGCTTTTGTAATGTCCCCGCCCGCCGCTGGGGTGTTAATTGCTctgtaatcataatttaatgCATCATGCTATGTTTATACAAACATTTGCAGAGCAAAATGGACTTtgtgtgtatttatgtaaaggCGGTAGGAACAAATGGAGATGTCCGAATTAATGACATTGTCAACGCGCGttaataaaacgatttataGAGTATGATATCAGACCTAAATtacaatagataataaattacacttatttcttccaattaaacaattttattttacctttaaacAGACATCATTttgtgttacttttttttacattcaaaaaaatgtttttctccGGAATGATACAAGAATTTGATTTTTCAACAGCCACTGAAATCCGTTGCCAAGAAATGTCAAAGGGAGGATTGGCGTATGAAGTGATCTTGGCAGAGCCAGTGGGCGTGCCAGTTCCTCGTCGTGCTGACTCACCTGAAAAGACTCCCTCTGTTGAAGAAATTCAAGAGAAACTCAAAGCTGCAGAAGAGAGGAGACGTGTAAGTTCCCACGATAtaaacttacttaaaaataatacgtttacgttttatctctttctattaCTTTGCGGGGTCTGAATTAGGGTAGCTGTTTGTCGAAATCCGACCACATGCTTACTCTTAGGATACAAGTATCATTAATACCATTACCCCTATTCTCAAGACTAAATTAACTTGCAGTAACTTCGATGTTTGCTAATATATAcgtgattaaataaaaagtaataaacataaaattaattaaaaaacattagcTATATGAATTGAGTAAATTCTGTAAATAGAAGACTCGTGATTGATTGATCGAAAGTATTGAAGGTTAACGAGGACACGTATTACCTGGAATCAATAAGTACTGGATCCATCTCGTAACTTTCGCTTGTGCTTATAGGTTTCTCATATAAGCATCCGCTCGAATCATAAAAGATGGAGCCAGACcggtcataaaaataatacgccTACTTTGAGGCTACAAAGGGATTTTGGgacataaaaaagttacattctAACATTATGTTTAATGGCGAAACCTTTCCAATTTGTGATCGGTTTTGGATACATTTTAATGTTCCAACACAATGTCCAACATAAAGTATCGAGAAAAATTTACAGAGTTTGGAGGCTAGCAAGATGGCCGCGATCGCTCAGAAGATGGCCAAAATTGAGGAGGCTTCACGCATCCGTAGCGAACAGACGAATAACTTTATCGTAGCCACAAAGGAAGCACTTGACGCCAAAATGGACTCCCATGAAGAGAAACGTGAGGCGTACATCAATGAATTGCGCGCACGTCTTAAGGATCATCTTGAAGGCGTAGAAAAGACAAGGTACTCAAAACTATTTCATCTAGCCAGCAGATTCCGTCTATATACATATTGCCACCTATTAATATCGAAGAATTGCCTTTACGACTAGATACATTATACATCGCTTCAAATATAGTTGTTATTAAATtgccatttttaaaaaaattcccTAGATTGACATTGGAACAGCAAACTGCCGAAGTATACAAGGCGATTGAGGATAAGATGAACACAGCCGCCGACAAGCGCGACGAGAACATCAAAAAGATGCTGGAACGTCTGCGTGAACATGTGAGTTACCAACGACAATTATAgttcagatttataatataacgtcATTTATCCTTGTGCGGCAAAATcatacgtaaaattattaaaaaaatacgttttacgAAATCGCGAACAAttcgtaaaattaatttcttgatCGAAAATTATCATTGAAATTGGCCCGTTCCTTTTAATCTCCATGGTACTTGACATTGACGAAATAATTTATGCCCtatattaaaacgataaaaaagaaatgtctCTGAATTAATGttaggtatattaataaaattactggcAATATTGAAAACTAAAGCTATTCAAGATATATGATatcctgtagttacattggctcacctCTCCGTCTAAAACAGGGTATTGTGAGTCTTTGGctgtataattattgattactaCTCTACTCAGTTATGTGGTAAATAGTTTCAGTTTTACGAATACATATTAGTCTCAAGGTTTGTCAGCGTCTTCTTCCACTAAATGCTTGAATGTACGCAGGAGGAGCAAGTCCGCAAGGTCCGCGCGGGCAACCAGGAACGCTTCCAACAGCTGGAGAGCGCCATCCAGGACAAGCTGCAGCAGGCCGCCGACCGCCGTCTGCAGATCGAGGCGGAGCAGCGGGAGAAGTTGCGCAACTACGTGAGTATAGCCCCGTGTCGAATATATTTTGGTGGTCGGTGTGTAAGACTTAATGCTTCGATAAGAGTAAGTATCAGTTGAACATTTATCATTGGTAGACACAAGAGGGCCGTTCTTGACGATAGATTCCGTCAAAAACCCAAAATTTAAGATCAACATTTCCTGcattttacaaagtttttcTTATGAAATAAGAGTCCAGGTGTAGCTTTTTCGGAAACTACTAGCCATGTTGAAATACATATGCTCAAAAGACTTGGTGCGGATTTTGATGAAAAATCATTCGGCCTCGAGCTATAGTCTAATTATCATACAGGCGAAtgacaatgaaaaaaatgtatcaacgcttctgaatatacatatattctttcTAATTCGACAAATGTATGTCTGACTAGGCAAATctatttttcaaaaatcgaaattTGCGTTTGATCCATTTTTCCCACCCCTGCAGACTTTGtagaaaattcataaatatatgtatacaatgttTCAATATGTGAGCATACAAATTTTCCCCTGTAGCTAAAATAGCCTAAGGTTTTAAACTAGCTCGTGCACTAAACGGCTGAAAAAACATAACAGCTCTTTGTATTCTCAACTTGACCTCTCTCACGGCCCTCTTCCTAAGTACACACCTCATGTCTATGCATGAAGGGCACGAACAATAACTTCGCCGGCTTAATGTAGTAGAACGGCATGGAAAGGTGCAGcaggtaatttaaatttttcgtgttttttaatatttagttttttattctcAGTTTTCACACATActgtgaactttttttttaaattatttaccatcAAATAAACTCATAGGTGTAACTCTGCTTAAACTTAAGTAATCTGAATTGAATTggatataagttattttacaaacttttgattaatatacataatatgtacaaacattaataaacgcTTTTGAGATGTATATTTCAATACCTATGTATTGTATTCAATACCTATATATTTCAATACCTATTATAGTTATGTCTGTGAGttgcataaattattatttaatcattaaatgtTACCTTTTTCTTTGAttcatcgttatttttatttttttatcattttacaaaCCATCCATCATACAGAATAATAAGCTCGCGGAGGTGCGGTCGGTTATCACGACCAAAATGGAGGAAATCACCAAAGACATCGAGGTCAAACTCACCACCGCCGAACAGAACCGGGAAAAGGAAATTCAGAAGAAACTCGACTTTGTTAAAAAAGAGGTTCGTCACAATTGTCACGTCGACTGTACGTAGCTACGTACTACGACACAGAATAGTAATACAAGGCCCGTCGGTCACTAGCTTTCATTCGATcggtaaatacaaaaataacaagaaatgaatttagttgTTTACCGAGTACCGTCCGGTTGGTCCGCAGGAGCGACGCGCGGAGCTGGTGCGGCAGAACAAGAGCGCGCGCGCGGAGAGCGAGGCGCCCACCTCCGGCTAGGCACGCCGCGCCGCCACTCCGCCGACACGCCGACACGCCACATCGCCGACTCGCCGACACGCCGACACGCCGACACGCCGACACGCCACATCGCCGACACGCCACATCGCCGACACGCCATCGCGCCGGCGTCATGCGTAGACGTTGATCTCGATCGAAGCGCGTAGTGTTTTATTTTGCGCGAGCGCAGTCAGGGCTTCGACATAGTGTGACGTCACTCGATCGTTTCGCTATTCTCTTCCCATCACACGACGCCTAGCGCCGTGACGTCGCCGTTCCCGGTCGCTCGCTACGGGCGATGCGAGTGAGAGTTTATGTCGCTGCgaaaatgttcatttttttatatatataatctgcgTAATGAGGGTTCGGCCGGCTTACCATAGAATGAGTTAATATTCAGCGGAGCGATTGCATCGGCGttgttatgataaaataattgactCGAGAGTAAGAGTAACTCACCTGTCAGTGTCACGTCGCGGTGGGATGTGACACCGAATATCTCCCTCGATCATGCTTAGGATGTTCTAAAATAAgactttgttaattttaatattattttcacctAAAATAATGGGCAATATCGCTTTATCTATCACTTATCATGGCCTacgattagaaaaaaataaatatcaggtTTGTAGTATATCTAACTGTTTGTGATTCGAATTTCGGGATTCTCTTGTGCTTGATTTATTTCTAATCTGAATTTCGAATTACAAAGAGATAAACGGGAGCCGATTCAGTGGGTTCCGATTACCGAGCGGAAATTCAAAAGTAAAGCATTTGCGTCGGAACCCTGTTTGatatgtatttttctacgacGGAGGGAAGAACGAAATGAAATGGAATTAATCTTTAATCGTTAGTTATAGactaatatcattatttttaatgtttaacataACGCAACAGTATTTTAGGAAagtataatctaaatttaagttttttcatATTATCATGAATCACCATCGCGCTATAGACTGtcttttatcatatattttatgtattaatttctGTATGTATATTGGTAGGTGAGGTGTGTACGTCGTCGCGGGTCGCGTTTGTGGTTTAGTCGATGTTGTATAAGTCGGTGGATGCTTTGCCCGGATATTAAGCAGTTTATTAGCACTAAACGTTTCGGTGACACTACCGGTCCATACTATGAACGCACCAGGCACGTTAAAACACGCCAGCGACTCCTACGCTCTCTAGAGTATATCTGCAACGTATCGGGACCCGTTCAATAGGGGTTATACGAAGATCTTTTTTTCCATGCGCGTATACAGATACCGAAATAGTATGGAACGTTATAGTGCTCCTTATAACACCTAAAGTGTCCCAAAAACAATCAGGGATTGGTTACGAATGATCtgaattatatatcaaaatttttatctttatcgaATGATGAACTATTCGAACTGTAGGAAATTGAAGTTAGTAGTGCTCGTAAACTGCGACGCTTAAAGATCTAGTCCACGTaaa comes from Vanessa atalanta chromosome 3, ilVanAtal1.2, whole genome shotgun sequence and encodes:
- the LOC125076944 gene encoding stathmin-4 isoform X3, with the translated sequence MLIGLVRDSVMQCFCHSCRAPVLPAAHRRSAPVKKPVGKPRTKQPKKVKFITTEIRCQEMSKGGLAYEVILAEPVGVPVPRRADSPEKTPSVEEIQEKLKAAEERRRSLEASKMAAIAQKMAKIEEASRIRSEQTNNFIVATKEALDAKMDSHEEKREAYINELRARLKDHLEGVEKTRLTLEQQTAEVYKAIEDKMNTAADKRDENIKKMLERLREHEEQVRKVRAGNQERFQQLESAIQDKLQQAADRRLQIEAEQREKLRNYERRAELVRQNKSARAESEAPTSG
- the LOC125076944 gene encoding paramyosin isoform X1, with product MLIGLVRDSVMQCFCHSCRAPVLPAAHRRSAPVKKPVGKPRTKQPKKVKFITTEIRCQEMSKGGLAYEVILAEPVGVPVPRRADSPEKTPSVEEIQEKLKAAEERRRSLEASKMAAIAQKMAKIEEASRIRSEQTNNFIVATKEALDAKMDSHEEKREAYINELRARLKDHLEGVEKTRLTLEQQTAEVYKAIEDKMNTAADKRDENIKKMLERLREHEEQVRKVRAGNQERFQQLESAIQDKLQQAADRRLQIEAEQREKLRNYNNKLAEVRSVITTKMEEITKDIEVKLTTAEQNREKEIQKKLDFVKKEERRAELVRQNKSARAESEAPTSG
- the LOC125076944 gene encoding paramyosin isoform X2, producing the protein MEVETKSTEIRCQEMSKGGLAYEVILAEPVGVPVPRRADSPEKTPSVEEIQEKLKAAEERRRSLEASKMAAIAQKMAKIEEASRIRSEQTNNFIVATKEALDAKMDSHEEKREAYINELRARLKDHLEGVEKTRLTLEQQTAEVYKAIEDKMNTAADKRDENIKKMLERLREHEEQVRKVRAGNQERFQQLESAIQDKLQQAADRRLQIEAEQREKLRNYNNKLAEVRSVITTKMEEITKDIEVKLTTAEQNREKEIQKKLDFVKKEERRAELVRQNKSARAESEAPTSG